One genomic segment of Sminthopsis crassicaudata isolate SCR6 chromosome 4, ASM4859323v1, whole genome shotgun sequence includes these proteins:
- the BLZF1 gene encoding golgin-45 translates to MTSLESPDIKVSPASVPIRGAGDGMETEQPSKSVEVTSGIHPQSCHGLRSPRKKPVPSLSPGVLQLGKIITDKAVEVEAVRILVPKAAISHDIPAKNAKLVKSLGHHKGELLSQSDGVVDPRKEVAELKNKVEKLRSSEKRLLQDKEGLSNQLRVQTEVNRELKKLLVASVGDDLQYHFERLAREKNQLILENEALGRNTAQLSEQLERMSIQCDVWRSKFLASRVMADELTNARAALQRQSRDAQSAIQDLLSEREQFRQEMIATHKLLEELLVSLQWGREQTYYPSEQPHSTAELASANHRLATALNSHLLGNVGTKNLKKASPAVEFCSTPAEKMAETILRILDPATCTESSSEIFSESSPATLLSTKKNIGRFHPYTRYENITFNCCNHCQGELIAL, encoded by the exons ATGACTTCCCTTGAAAGTCCTGACATCAAAG tAAGTCCTGCTTCAGTACCAATCCGTGGGGCTGGAGATGGAATGGAAACTGAGCAGCCATCTAAGTCAGTGGAAGTTACCTCTGGAATCCATCCCCAGAGCTGTCATGGCCTGCGAAGTCCTCGGAAGAAACCTGTTCCATCACTGAGCCCAGGGGTGCTTCAGCTGGGCAAGATTATCACTGACAAAGCAGTAGAAGTTGAAGCTGTTCGAATACTAGTTCCCAAAGCTGCTATATCCCATGATATCCCTGCCAAAAATGCCAAACTGGTTAAATCTTTGGGACATCATAAAGGAGAACTTTTAAGTCAATCAGATGGAGTCGTAGATCCCAGAAAAGAGGTGGCAGAGctaaaaaacaaagtagaaaaactCAGAAGTTCTGAAAAGAGATTGCTGCAGGACAAAGAAGGGCTTTCCAACCAACTCCGTGTGCAGACAGAG GTAAATCGTGAATTAAAGAAGTTGTTAGTAGCTTCTGTTGGGGATGATCTGCAATATCACTTTGAACGTTTGGCTCGTGAGAAAAATCagcttattttagaaaatgaGGCCCTGGGTCGGAACACAGCTCAGCTCTCTGAACAGTTAGAACGCATGTCTATACAGTGTGATGTATGGCGAAGTAAATTCCTAGCAAGCAG GGTTATGGCTGATGAGTTAACCAATGCTAGAGCAGCTTTACAGCGTCAAAGCCGGGATGCCCAGAGCGCTATTCAAGACCTCCTCAGTGAACGAGAACAGTTCCGGCAAGAAATGATCGCTACTCATAA ATTACTCGAAGAACTCTTGGTTTCCTTGCAGTGGGGTAGAGAGCAGACTTACTACCCTAGTGAACAACCCCATAGCACTGCAGAGCTGGCCTCAGCAAATCACAGACTGGCCACAGCACTGAATTCACACCTGCTTGGAAATGTTGGCACTAAGAATCTAAAAAAGGCTTCCCCTGCTGTTGAATTCTGTAGTACTCCCGCTGAAAAAATGGCCGAAACT attcTGCGAATTTTAGATCCAGCTACCTGTACAGAAAGCTCATCTGAAATATTTTCAGAGTCTTCACCAGCCACTTTgctttctacaaaaaaaaatattggacgATTCCATCCATATACTAGATATGAAAATATAACTTTCAACTGCTGCAATCACTGCCAGGGAGAACTTATTGCCctttaa